CCTGTCCATCATTGATTTAAAAACCAAACGGAATATTCCTGTAAAAATAAACCATAAATTTAAAACGGTTTTTGAAGTAAATAACCCCCAAGGGTGCATATCTGATGAAGCAGAAGAAACTATAAAATATATTTCTTCATTAGATATGGTGGATACAGCATTAATTGTAAAGGATGGAGAAGAAGATTTATTAACTATGATGGTAATTAGATATTTTCCAAAAGATACAATTGTATTATATGGACAACCTGATGAAGGAGTGGTGTTATTAACTATAAATCAGGATTTAAAACATAAAATAAATAATATATTATCTATGATGGATAAAATTTAAATAATTGTGTAGATAATAAAAGAATATATATTTCAAGATAGTAAAATTACAAGATTATAAATAACAGATATTACACACAAACTATATTGGTGATTAAATGGAAATAAAAATAACATCTGATAGGGCAAACCCATTATTACATAGAAGAGAAGTTAAATTCATAGCAAATTATGATGGAACTACGCCATCAGTTAACGAAATAAAGATGAAAATAACAGCAATGTTAAACGCTGACAAATCCCTAACAATAGTGGATTCAATCTGTCAAGAATATGGAAACACAGAATCCTTAGGATATGTTAAAATATATGATGATGAAAAATCAATGAATTTATTTGAAAAAAAATCAGTTTTAGAAAAAAATAAAATAGAAGAAGCTGAAACAACAGAAGAAGACGGTGAATAAAATATGGCTACAAAAAACAAAGGAACACAAAAACACAATTACTACAAAGTTGAAGGAGACAAAGTAGAAAAATTAAAAAAAGAATGCCCAAGATGTAAAGGTGGCGTATTCATGGCTGAGCACCTAAACAGATTTGCATGCGGAAAATGTGGATACACAGAATTCAAAAAACAATAAATTTTTAATTTTTTTTATAAATTTTTAATTTTTTTAATATATGATGATTTTTTTAGACATAATTATGGGCGTTGTATTATAGTCAATCTTCGGACATTTTCGCTAAACCATCTCAAAATCGCAAAGCGATTTTTACGATCTCAAAACTCCGAAGGAGTTTTTACGACCCAAAATTCCGGAGGAATTTTTAAGGTCGTATAAATTTTTCAGAGAAAAATTTAGAGATATTTTAAAGCTAAATTCTACTATTACCAATAATAAAGAATGATTTAATGATTTGGACTATAAAGAACAGTTATTGAAGATTAACTATATGCGGGGAGCTCCCAAAATATAACATAATCTAATAAAACATATCTTTTTTTAAATTGTTCGAAAATATTATATATCATTCATTATTTAATCGATATTGTTATTATTTCATTATTTATCTTTATTTATTATTTTATTTAATTGTATAGTTATTTTAAATTTGGTGAATTAAAATATGTTAGAGGATATTTTAAAAGGAGATATTGAAAGAAAAACTATCACCCAAATATATGGTCCTCCGGGTGTTGGAAAAACCAATTTATGCATCATTTCTGCTATAAATTTTATAAGGCATGGATATAAAGTTGCATATATTGATACAGAGGGAGGATTATCGACCGAAAGAATAAAACAAATTTCAAATAATAATGAAGAATTTAATAATATATTAAATAATTTAATAATATATGAACCTGAAAGCTTTGAGGAACAATCAACCATACTTAAACAACTTGCCTTAATCGATAATTTGGGACTAATTATTGTAGATGGTATTGCATCACTTTATAGGCTAGAACTCTCCGATGATATCAATCAAAATGCAAAAGTAAATAGGATAATGGGAAACCAGATATTAATACTAAATAAAATATCAAAAAAGAACAATTCTGCGGTTTTAATTACTAACCAAATAACTGATACCAATAAAGGATTTAAAGCATCAGGGGGTAAGATTTTAGAATATTGGAGTAAAATAATAATTAGGATAGATAAACCAAACACCATAAGAGAAATGACATTAGAAAAACATAGACATGCAGCAGAAGGTCAGAAATTACGATATAAAATAGTCAATAACGGCGTTCATAAATTATAGTCATTGTAGGACACCCTGCATAATGCTCTATGTTAAATAAGCGATATTTATAGTTAATCTTCAATGACTGTCCCTTATCCGCCCTAAATTATTAAATAAAATCTCTTCGAGATTTTATACAAAAGCATAGCTTTTGCAAATAAATTTTTTCGTTTTTCTTTAATTCAATAGGCAATAGGATATTTTGCTTAATTATAGCACGATTTAGTGAAAAAGACCGAAGATTGACTATAATGTTTAGTTACATATGAGTAAATATGTATGGATATTGAAATTTTATTGCAAATATTTCATAATTAACCATATAATCTGTTATATCTTTTTGAACGCATCCTAATAATAAATATCTTAATATAATAATAATAGAATAATAATATTGTATTATATATATTGACCATACAATATTAAGCATATCGTTATATGGTGATATTATGAAAGTGCTATTATATATATTTGTAGAAATTGAAAATATTGGAAAAGCTATCAATGCCCTTTCAGAAGGGGAAATTTCTGGATTTTTTTTAATGGAATATAAAGGAATGTCACCTCAAGAGTGGGCTGGATTTTTAATTGACGAGGAACCTGAAAAAGCTGTAAAAATAATCAATGATATGGCCAAAAATTCAGTTGTAATTGGAACTGTTGTTAGTGAGAATAATCTTGAAAACATAAAATATGCCATAGCTGAAAAATTAGGGGACTACAAACATACGATTATGGAGCTCCCATTATGCGGACTAAAAGTAAATAAAGTGGATTAATCAAATTAATTATTATTTATTATTTATTATTTTATATTGGTGATGATAATGGTATTGCTTGAAGTAAAAAATGTTAGTAAAAAATTTGGAGATAGTGAGGTATTGAAAAATATAAATTTTACATTGGATGAAGGAGAGGTTCTTGGAATTCTTGGAAGAAGTGGTGCTGGAAAATCGGTTTTACTACATATGCTTAGGGGTATGGAGGGGTATGAACCAACAGAAGGGCAGATAATTTATACCGTAGCTCAATGTGATGGATGTGGTTCAGTAGAAGTTCCTTCGATGGAAAATCAAAAATGTAGTTGTGGAGGCAATTATGAGCTGATTTCTGTTGATTTCTGGGACAAAAATCAGACAACATTTAATTTAAAAAGAAAAATTGCCATAATGCTCCAAAGAACTTTTGCTTTATATGGTGAGCAATCTGTTATTGAAAATATATTGCAGGCACTATCAGCAGCAGGGTATGAAGGAAAAGAGGCAACAAATATAGCTCTAAAATTAATAAAAATGATTAAAATGGAGCATAGAATTACTCATGTTGCAAGAGATTTAAGTGGGGGAGAAAAACAGAGGGTAGTTCTTGCACGACAGATAGCTAAAAAACCAATCATATTTTTGGCAGATGAACCAACTGGAACACTGGACCCAAAAATCGCAAAAATTGTTCATAAAGCACTAAAAGAGACCGTAGTTAAAAATAAAATAGGCATGGTAATAACTTCTCACTGGCACGAGGTAATAGAAGAATTGGCAAATAAAGCCATATGGTTAGAAAAAGGAGAGATAAAAGAACAGGGAGATAGTAAAGAAATAGTTGCTAAATTTGTAGAAACCATTACAGAATTAAAGAAATTTGACAAGGTTGAAATTAAAGAGGATATGGCAATATTGGAAAATGTTGAGAAAAAATATTGTTCGGTTGAAAGGGGAATTGTAAATGCCGTTGGTGGAGTATCATTAGATATTAAAGAAATGGAAATATATGGATTGGTTGGAACCAGTGGTGCTGGAAAAACTACC
The window above is part of the Methanococcus aeolicus Nankai-3 genome. Proteins encoded here:
- a CDS encoding GTP-dependent dephospho-CoA kinase family protein — translated: MYMLNESTKEILKKPFGKVYKELPPINRKVNIIAVGDITTKNLLSKSIIPNLSIIDLKTKRNIPVKINHKFKTVFEVNNPQGCISDEAEETIKYISSLDMVDTALIVKDGEEDLLTMMVIRYFPKDTIVLYGQPDEGVVLLTINQDLKHKINNILSMMDKI
- a CDS encoding 30S ribosomal protein S24e, with translation MEIKITSDRANPLLHRREVKFIANYDGTTPSVNEIKMKITAMLNADKSLTIVDSICQEYGNTESLGYVKIYDDEKSMNLFEKKSVLEKNKIEEAETTEEDGE
- a CDS encoding 30S ribosomal protein S27ae, which encodes MATKNKGTQKHNYYKVEGDKVEKLKKECPRCKGGVFMAEHLNRFACGKCGYTEFKKQ
- the radB gene encoding DNA repair and recombination protein RadB, with product MLEDILKGDIERKTITQIYGPPGVGKTNLCIISAINFIRHGYKVAYIDTEGGLSTERIKQISNNNEEFNNILNNLIIYEPESFEEQSTILKQLALIDNLGLIIVDGIASLYRLELSDDINQNAKVNRIMGNQILILNKISKKNNSAVLITNQITDTNKGFKASGGKILEYWSKIIIRIDKPNTIREMTLEKHRHAAEGQKLRYKIVNNGVHKL
- a CDS encoding MJ1244 family protein → MKVLLYIFVEIENIGKAINALSEGEISGFFLMEYKGMSPQEWAGFLIDEEPEKAVKIINDMAKNSVVIGTVVSENNLENIKYAIAEKLGDYKHTIMELPLCGLKVNKVD
- the atwA gene encoding methyl coenzyme M reductase system, component A2 codes for the protein MVLLEVKNVSKKFGDSEVLKNINFTLDEGEVLGILGRSGAGKSVLLHMLRGMEGYEPTEGQIIYTVAQCDGCGSVEVPSMENQKCSCGGNYELISVDFWDKNQTTFNLKRKIAIMLQRTFALYGEQSVIENILQALSAAGYEGKEATNIALKLIKMIKMEHRITHVARDLSGGEKQRVVLARQIAKKPIIFLADEPTGTLDPKIAKIVHKALKETVVKNKIGMVITSHWHEVIEELANKAIWLEKGEIKEQGDSKEIVAKFVETITELKKFDKVEIKEDMAILENVEKKYCSVERGIVNAVGGVSLDIKEMEIYGLVGTSGAGKTTLSKIIAGVIPPSKGKYIFRVGDEWVDMTQPGPMHRGRAKRYIGMLFQEYTLYPHRTILYNLTESIGLELPGEFGMMKANQVLVSVGFTEEEAEKLLDKYPNELSVGEKHRVALAQVLIKEPHMVLLDEPTGTMDPITRNQVAESIQKSRAELEQTYVIVSHDMDFVLNVCDRVALMRGGKIIKIGAPEEIVQILTEEEKEEMIGH